One window of the Esox lucius isolate fEsoLuc1 chromosome 8, fEsoLuc1.pri, whole genome shotgun sequence genome contains the following:
- the tor3a gene encoding torsin-3A isoform X2, whose product MSLLSQWYCSLGQCCESGDCRITNNITGLANDLQFKLHGQHIAQSVVLKAVQGFVNDPDSNKPLTLSFHGWSGTGKNFVARIVADNLYRDGVKSECVRLFIAPFHFPHARLVDTYKGQLREAIRDMVLRCPQTLFIFDEAEKLHPGLIDAIKPYMDHYDNVDGVSYRRAVFLFLSNIGGATINDVALDFWHSGQNREDIGMEDLEHRLRAEAMESEGGFAQSELMSGHLIDFFVPFLPLEYRHVKLCARDAYSARGLEPDEETLDEVAKAMLYVPKEERLFSSQGCKSIPQRINFFLP is encoded by the exons GTCTGGCTAATGATCTACAGTTTAAGCTTCATGGGCAGCACATTGCCCAGTCTGTAGTTCTAAAGGCTGTGCAAGGCTTCGTCAATGACCCTGATTCCAATAAGCCATTGACACTGTCCTTCCATGGGTGGTCTGGAACGGGCAAGAACTTTGTAGCCCGGATTGTAGCTGACAACTTGTACCGGGACGGAGTAAAGAGCGAATGTGTGCGTCTGTTCATTGCCCCATTCCACTTCCCCCATGCCAGACTGGTTGACACGTACAAG GGCCAGCTCAGAGAAGCTATTCGGGACATGGTGCTGCGTTGTCCACAGACACTTTTCATCTTTGATGAGGCTGAGAAACTGCACCCAGGCCTTATAGATGCCATTAAGCCCTATATGGACCATTATGATAACGTGGATGGGGTCAGCTACAGGAGGGCTGTCTTCTTATTCCTCAG TAATATTGGTGGGGCAACCATCAATGATGTGGCGTTGGACTTCTGGCACTCAGGGCAGAACCGAGAGGACATTGGGATGGAGGATTTGGAACATCGTCTACGAGCTGAAGCTATGGAGTCTGAAG GGGGCTTCGCACAGAGTGAGCTAATGTCAGGCCACCTTATTGACTTCTTTGTGCCCTTCTTGCCACTGGAGTACCGTCATGTCAAGCTCTGTGCACGTGATGCCTATTCAGCGCGGGGTCTTGAACCAGATGAGGAAACCCTGGATGAAGTAGCAAAGGCTATGCTGTATGTTCCGAAGGAGGAGAGGTTATTCTCTTCCCAAGGCTGCAAATCCATACCACAGAGGATCAATTTCTTTCTCCCCTAA